From the genome of Gloeomargarita sp. SRBZ-1_bins_9, one region includes:
- the murG gene encoding undecaprenyldiphospho-muramoylpentapeptide beta-N-acetylglucosaminyltransferase — protein MPKILVAASGTGGHIFPALAVAQALPPDWQVEWLGVPDRLENEWVPAHYPLHRVQLSGWPQGWSWQTARVLAELAQATWQVRQLLRQGGFDRVFTTGGYIAAPAIAAARSLGLPVILHESNALPGKVTRWLGRWCTVVALGFAPAQKYLPHCRTVVVGTPARPDFWATPPAPVTAVPPEALVVLVTGGSQGAVSLNRVVRACVPAWLERGWWVVHQTGDQDPEQGQWPHPRYIERAFFPDMATWMARAQLVIARAGAGTLTELALLGKPAILVPYPWAADDHQRHNAAIFAQQGAAVVIPQAELTPEVLAQTVAQLAAQPERLARMSQQMRQLAVPDSAQRVTQLLRTLQV, from the coding sequence ATGCCCAAAATCCTGGTGGCGGCCAGTGGCACGGGGGGGCATATTTTCCCGGCGTTGGCGGTGGCCCAGGCGTTGCCCCCGGATTGGCAAGTGGAGTGGTTGGGGGTGCCCGACCGCCTGGAGAACGAATGGGTACCGGCCCATTACCCCCTGCATCGGGTGCAACTGTCGGGTTGGCCCCAGGGATGGTCTTGGCAAACGGCGCGGGTGCTGGCAGAGTTGGCGCAGGCGACCTGGCAGGTCCGGCAATTGTTGCGCCAGGGGGGATTTGACCGGGTGTTCACTACAGGGGGTTACATTGCGGCACCAGCGATTGCGGCAGCTCGGTCCCTGGGGCTTCCCGTCATCCTCCATGAATCCAATGCCTTGCCCGGTAAGGTTACGCGCTGGCTGGGGCGCTGGTGTACGGTGGTGGCCTTGGGGTTCGCCCCCGCCCAAAAATATCTCCCCCATTGCCGGACGGTGGTGGTAGGAACCCCGGCCCGCCCCGATTTTTGGGCGACTCCCCCTGCGCCGGTGACCGCGGTGCCTCCGGAAGCGTTGGTGGTGCTGGTGACCGGTGGCAGCCAGGGAGCGGTGAGTTTGAACCGGGTGGTACGGGCCTGTGTCCCGGCGTGGCTGGAACGGGGCTGGTGGGTGGTGCACCAAACGGGGGACCAGGACCCGGAGCAAGGCCAGTGGCCGCACCCCCGTTATATAGAACGGGCGTTTTTCCCGGATATGGCGACCTGGATGGCGCGGGCGCAACTGGTGATAGCACGGGCCGGAGCTGGTACCCTAACGGAATTGGCGCTCCTGGGAAAACCGGCTATTCTGGTGCCTTACCCTTGGGCGGCCGATGACCATCAACGCCACAACGCCGCCATCTTTGCCCAGCAGGGGGCCGCCGTAGTCATCCCCCAAGCGGAACTGACGCCCGAGGTCCTTGCCCAGACGGTCGCCCAGTTGGCAGCGCAACCGGAACGGTTGGCCCGGATGAGCCAGCAGATGCGCCAGTTGGCCGTACCCGATAGCGCCCAACGGGTTACCCAACTGTTACGGACGTTGCAGGTTTAA